A window of Candidatus Neomarinimicrobiota bacterium contains these coding sequences:
- a CDS encoding helix-turn-helix transcriptional regulator, whose amino-acid sequence MANSKANAPLTPAVLHILLALSTQERHGYGIMKQVEADSQGKVNMGPGTLYGSIGRMIEAGLIRESDKKIDPEMDDERRVYYKITGFGQKALAAELQRYREVVAVAKQKRLSPSTFAYGI is encoded by the coding sequence ATGGCAAACAGCAAAGCAAACGCGCCCCTCACTCCGGCGGTGCTTCATATACTCCTCGCGCTTTCCACGCAGGAGCGGCACGGCTACGGAATCATGAAGCAAGTCGAAGCTGATTCGCAGGGAAAGGTAAACATGGGACCGGGCACGCTCTACGGCTCGATTGGTCGCATGATCGAGGCCGGATTGATACGCGAGAGCGACAAAAAGATAGACCCTGAAATGGACGACGAGCGGCGGGTCTATTACAAAATTACCGGTTTCGGCCAAAAAGCGCTCGCGGCGGAGTTGCAACGATACCGCGAGGTTGTAGCGGTCGCCAAACAAAAACGACTATCACCGAGTACTTTTGCGTATGGCATATGA